The stretch of DNA GCCCTTGGCGAGCGGCAGCTGCGGCTGCGCCTCGTCGCTTTCGGGGACGGCGGGCTCCGGCGCCGGTTCGGCGGGCGGCTCGGGCTGAGACAAGGTTTCCACCGGCGGCGGCCCGGTCATCACCGGCGCACCGGCTTCGGCCTCGGTCAAGGCGGCGGAGCGGCGCATGATCTCCTCGTTCTGCGCCTTCCACTTCTTTTCCATTTCCTCCAGCTCGGCCTCGCGCACCATGGTGTCGATGCCCGAGCGGAAATGGGCCGAAATGCGCCGCATCTTGCCGATCCAGCGCCCCGCCGTGCGCATCGCCAGCGGCAGGTCCTTGG from Porphyrobacter sp. YT40 encodes:
- the tatB gene encoding Sec-independent protein translocase protein TatB; translated protein: MFDLGIGEILVILIVAVVAIGPKDLPLAMRTAGRWIGKMRRISAHFRSGIDTMVREAELEEMEKKWKAQNEEIMRRSAALTEAEAGAPVMTGPPPVETLSQPEPPAEPAPEPAVPESDEAQPQLPLAKGNGDV